A region from the Methanomassiliicoccales archaeon genome encodes:
- a CDS encoding phosphoribosylaminoimidazolesuccinocarboxamide synthase, translating to MMKLFRVGKVKKVFEVDESTLEFQFTNNISVFDKIIPTEIPYKGEVLCRTSAYWFKLLAEHGIRSDFVKLTGNDRMLVKRVNVIPDYSKLNSKTTNYLIPLEFICRHYNAGSLNDRVKEGKITVEQLGFPKGHQLKYGEKLPKMFFEATTKLEETDRNLDDAEAKRISGLSEKEYDQVFETISKIDGLIAERAEKAGLIHVDGKKEFAYDEERRLMIVDTFGTLDEDRWWDAAEYGKGNCVELSKEMVRQHYRDTGYHEELYKARKEHRPEPDIPALPKDVVEKVSRLYIDMYERMTGEKF from the coding sequence ATGATGAAGCTCTTCCGCGTGGGCAAGGTCAAGAAGGTCTTCGAGGTCGACGAGAGCACTCTGGAGTTCCAGTTCACCAACAACATCTCGGTGTTTGACAAGATCATTCCGACCGAGATCCCCTACAAGGGTGAGGTGCTATGCAGAACCTCCGCATACTGGTTCAAGCTACTGGCTGAGCACGGCATCCGTTCGGATTTCGTCAAGCTCACCGGAAATGACCGCATGCTGGTGAAGCGCGTCAACGTCATTCCCGATTATTCTAAACTGAACAGCAAGACCACCAACTACCTCATCCCTCTGGAGTTCATCTGCCGCCATTACAACGCTGGCTCCCTGAACGACCGGGTGAAGGAAGGCAAGATCACCGTGGAACAGCTGGGATTCCCCAAGGGGCACCAGTTGAAGTACGGTGAGAAGCTGCCGAAGATGTTCTTCGAGGCGACGACGAAGTTGGAGGAGACCGACCGGAATCTGGACGACGCGGAGGCGAAGCGCATCTCCGGTCTGAGCGAGAAGGAGTACGATCAGGTCTTCGAGACCATATCCAAGATCGACGGGCTCATCGCTGAGCGCGCCGAAAAGGCCGGGCTCATCCACGTGGACGGCAAGAAGGAGTTCGCCTACGATGAAGAACGCCGACTGATGATCGTGGACACCTTCGGCACGTTGGACGAGGACCGCTGGTGGGACGCCGCCGAGTATGGGAAGGGTAACTGTGTGGAGCTGAGCAAGGAGATGGTCAGGCAGCACTACCGCGATACCGGGTATCATGAGGAGCTGTACAAAGCGAGGAAGGAGCACCGCCCTGAGCCGGACATACCGGCCTTAC
- a CDS encoding KaiC domain-containing protein: protein MDKIKTGVDGLDEMLFGGIPRSSTVVVMGSFGTGKTTLGLQFLNEGLAVGEKGIYISLEEDKESILADAEAHGWGMREKMDAKQLEIVKLEPTDAKVTIQRIKSELPDFIKKFGASRIVVDSVSLLNMLFDNDHDRRTNLFNLAQMIKKTGATLILTAEVKDDNPFASRDGLIEYVADGVISLRYIELTDRNELMLSLRIIKMRRTDHSRKITPYSITSKGLEVHAGSEF, encoded by the coding sequence ATGGATAAGATCAAGACAGGGGTAGACGGGCTGGACGAGATGCTTTTCGGAGGGATACCGAGATCCTCCACGGTAGTGGTGATGGGGTCCTTCGGTACCGGTAAGACGACCCTAGGCCTGCAGTTCTTGAACGAGGGTCTGGCCGTGGGCGAGAAAGGCATATACATCTCACTCGAGGAGGACAAGGAGTCCATACTGGCCGACGCAGAGGCGCACGGTTGGGGCATGCGCGAAAAGATGGACGCCAAACAGCTGGAGATCGTGAAGCTGGAGCCTACGGATGCCAAGGTGACGATTCAGAGGATCAAGAGCGAGCTGCCCGATTTCATCAAAAAGTTCGGGGCCTCCCGCATCGTCGTCGATTCCGTTTCCTTGCTCAACATGCTATTCGACAACGATCACGACCGGCGGACGAACCTCTTCAACCTGGCACAGATGATCAAGAAGACCGGTGCCACGCTCATCCTCACCGCGGAGGTCAAGGACGATAACCCCTTCGCTTCAAGGGACGGGCTCATCGAATACGTGGCCGACGGGGTGATATCCCTGCGGTACATCGAGCTCACTGACCGCAACGAACTGATGCTGTCCTTGCGCATAATCAAGATGCGACGGACGGACCATTCCAGGAAGATCACTCCCTACTCCATTACCAGCAAGGGTTTGGAAGTGCATGCCGGTTCGGAGTTCTAG